Proteins encoded within one genomic window of Lepidochelys kempii isolate rLepKem1 chromosome 11, rLepKem1.hap2, whole genome shotgun sequence:
- the CFLAR gene encoding CASP8 and FADD-like apoptosis regulator isoform X2, giving the protein MTKCQVPAALIHQIEQELDEDEKEMMFFLCRDLVPDLSNTDIRDLLGVLNEKGKLPLGLSELLYRVRRFDLLRRALRTERTAVETDLARYPRMVSDYRVLMVEINEELDKKEVGSLIFLLKDYVPRMKMAKEKIQNVNKERSLNGQHAIQTEPVHTSVQESGATSSQVKKKVYDDQYRMQSRPLGICLIIDCIGNDTDILEDTFKALGFEVHCYRYLSVEAMNQTFHEVARLQKHRDYDSFICILVSRGSPQSIFCTDQTFPGYPLDRVKNFFTGDSCPELLGKPKLFFIQSYIVPADQQEPTSLLEVDGNEQKITANTRRPWNCSIPPVADIFWSQCKVDVSVLERSPSSSSSYLCCLAQLLRNPHKRKLPLLDIHIELNSRVYDYNRTLDPQQQYSLLLQHTLRKKLFFPPS; this is encoded by the exons ATGACAAAGTGCCAAGTGCCAGCTGCCCTCATTCACCAGATCGAGCAGGAATTGGACGAAGATGAAAAGGAGATGATGTTTTTCCTGTGCCGGGATCTGGTTCCTGATTTATCTAATACAGACATCAGGGATCTCCTGGGGGTGCTGAATGAGAAGGGAAAGCTGCCATTGGGCTTGTCTGAGCTGTTATACAGAGTGAGGAGGTTTGACTTGCTGAGGAGGGCCCTGAGGACAGAGAGAACAGCAGTGGAGACTGATTTGGCCAGGTATCCTAGAATGGTCTCTGATTACAG GGTGCTGATGGTAGAGATTAACGAAGAGCTGGATAAAAAAGAAGTGGGTTCTCTCATTTTCCTGCTCAAGGATTATGTGCCACGTATGAAAATGGCAAAAGAGAAG ATCCAGAATGTGAACAAAGAAAGATCATTAAATGGACAACATGCCATTCAGA CAGAACCAGTTCACACATCAGTACAGGAATCGGGAGCCACCTCATCTCAGGTGAAAAAAAAG GTGTACGATGATCAGTACAGAATGCAGAGTCGGCCTTTGGGGATATGCCTGATTATAGATTGCATTGGCAATGACACAG ATATACTGGAGGACACCTTTAAAGCTCTAGGCTTTGAAGTTCACTGTTATCGGTATTTAAGTGTGGAAGCCATGAACCAAACATTCCATGAAGTTGCAAGGCTGCAAAAGCACAGAGACTATGACAGCTTTATTTGCATATTGGTCAGCCGGGGGAGCCCTCAGAGCATCTTCTGCACAGACCAGACCTTTCCTGGGTACCCCTTGGATCGGGTGAAGAATTTTTTTACTGGAGACTCATGCCCTGAACTCCTAGGGAAACCAAAGCTCTTCTTTATTCAAAGCTACATTGTGCCAGCAGATCAGCAAGAACCCACCAGTCTGCTGGAGGTGgatgggaatgaacagaaaatcaCTGCCAATACCAGAAGACCTTGGAACTGTAGTATTCCCCCAGTAGCAGACATCTTTTGGAGTCAATGCAAGGTGGATGTGTCTGTGCTAGAAAGGtcacccagctcctcctcctcttatcTATGCTGTCTGGCTCAGCTCCTGCGCAATCCTcataaaag AAAACTCCCCCTATTGGATATCCATATTGAGCTGAACAGCAGAGTGTATGATTACAACAGGACCTTGGATCCACAGCAACAATACTCACTCCTGCTACAACACACCTTGAGGAAaaaactcttttttccccccagttaa
- the CFLAR gene encoding CASP8 and FADD-like apoptosis regulator isoform X1 produces MTKCQVPAALIHQIEQELDEDEKEMMFFLCRDLVPDLSNTDIRDLLGVLNEKGKLPLGLSELLYRVRRFDLLRRALRTERTAVETDLARYPRMVSDYRVLMVEINEELDKKEVGSLIFLLKDYVPRMKMAKEKSFLAVVSDLEKLNLVAPNQLDLIEDCLQNIHRIDLKKKIQRYKCEALSNSGSQPMYINALQASLPNLTLIDPPYSSGIQNVNKERSLNGQHAIQTEPVHTSVQESGATSSQVKKKVYDDQYRMQSRPLGICLIIDCIGNDTDILEDTFKALGFEVHCYRYLSVEAMNQTFHEVARLQKHRDYDSFICILVSRGSPQSIFCTDQTFPGYPLDRVKNFFTGDSCPELLGKPKLFFIQSYIVPADQQEPTSLLEVDGNEQKITANTRRPWNCSIPPVADIFWSQCKVDVSVLERSPSSSSSYLCCLAQLLRNPHKRKLPLLDIHIELNSRVYDYNRTLDPQQQYSLLLQHTLRKKLFFPPS; encoded by the exons ATGACAAAGTGCCAAGTGCCAGCTGCCCTCATTCACCAGATCGAGCAGGAATTGGACGAAGATGAAAAGGAGATGATGTTTTTCCTGTGCCGGGATCTGGTTCCTGATTTATCTAATACAGACATCAGGGATCTCCTGGGGGTGCTGAATGAGAAGGGAAAGCTGCCATTGGGCTTGTCTGAGCTGTTATACAGAGTGAGGAGGTTTGACTTGCTGAGGAGGGCCCTGAGGACAGAGAGAACAGCAGTGGAGACTGATTTGGCCAGGTATCCTAGAATGGTCTCTGATTACAG GGTGCTGATGGTAGAGATTAACGAAGAGCTGGATAAAAAAGAAGTGGGTTCTCTCATTTTCCTGCTCAAGGATTATGTGCCACGTATGAAAATGGCAAAAGAGAAG AGTTTCCTGGCTGTTGTCAGTGATCTAGAGAAACTAAATCTGGTGGCTCCGAATCAGTTGGATTTGATAGAAGACTGTTTGCAGAACATTCATAGGATAGACCTGAAAAAGAAGATCCAGCGGTACAAATGTGAAG CTCTGTccaacagtggttctcagccaatgTATATAAATGCACTTCAGGCATCTCTCCCTAACCTGACTCTCATTGACCCTCCCTACAGTTCAGGG ATCCAGAATGTGAACAAAGAAAGATCATTAAATGGACAACATGCCATTCAGA CAGAACCAGTTCACACATCAGTACAGGAATCGGGAGCCACCTCATCTCAGGTGAAAAAAAAG GTGTACGATGATCAGTACAGAATGCAGAGTCGGCCTTTGGGGATATGCCTGATTATAGATTGCATTGGCAATGACACAG ATATACTGGAGGACACCTTTAAAGCTCTAGGCTTTGAAGTTCACTGTTATCGGTATTTAAGTGTGGAAGCCATGAACCAAACATTCCATGAAGTTGCAAGGCTGCAAAAGCACAGAGACTATGACAGCTTTATTTGCATATTGGTCAGCCGGGGGAGCCCTCAGAGCATCTTCTGCACAGACCAGACCTTTCCTGGGTACCCCTTGGATCGGGTGAAGAATTTTTTTACTGGAGACTCATGCCCTGAACTCCTAGGGAAACCAAAGCTCTTCTTTATTCAAAGCTACATTGTGCCAGCAGATCAGCAAGAACCCACCAGTCTGCTGGAGGTGgatgggaatgaacagaaaatcaCTGCCAATACCAGAAGACCTTGGAACTGTAGTATTCCCCCAGTAGCAGACATCTTTTGGAGTCAATGCAAGGTGGATGTGTCTGTGCTAGAAAGGtcacccagctcctcctcctcttatcTATGCTGTCTGGCTCAGCTCCTGCGCAATCCTcataaaag AAAACTCCCCCTATTGGATATCCATATTGAGCTGAACAGCAGAGTGTATGATTACAACAGGACCTTGGATCCACAGCAACAATACTCACTCCTGCTACAACACACCTTGAGGAAaaaactcttttttccccccagttaa